The window TCCTTGTAACTCTCCCGTATGATATCTTTTCTTTTACAAGAAGCACACACCACATTAACCACCAAAGTTAATTGCTCAAAGAAATCTTTAGCACCATCATGGTTCTTTGCTACAGCCACAACAATTAATTGAAGTTGGTGTGCAAAACAGTGTACATAATATGCCGAAGGGTTATCTTTCAATATCAATGCTTTCAAAGCGTTAAATGCACCCCGCATATTATTTGCTCCATCATATCCTTGCCCTCTTAcctatttcaaaaaaaattatatataatataaataagaAATTAAATAGATAAAATTCAAATACTAATAAAGGAATTCATGATTTCGCATCTGATATAAACTTAAGTTATTGTTGGTAAATACCAAATCAATGGCTTCTTTTAGAGATAAAGAAGATGTATCCTTCACGTGAACAACTCCAATAAATCTTTCCTTCACAATTATAAGGATATTAACATATCGCAACACCATAGCCATTTGTTCCTTTTTTGATACATCACTAGACTCGTCTACTATTATAGAAAATACGTCCTTACCAATTTCTTCACAAATGGACATTATTATCTCTTTTGAAAAGcattgaacaattttttttgaatCTTCGAAGAcgtcaattttttattttttggagCATTTTCTAAAGTAACGTTATAAATGCTTTCATTATGGTCCCAAAGGAATGAAAATTGTTCAATGAAAAGACCCCTAGAAAGAGAGTCATCTGACTCATCATGACCACAAAATGGTAACGTAGTTTTCAATAAAAATCTACAAGTATCAATTGTAGCACGTAATCGAATTTGATAGTTACTCGCTTCAACTTCGATCTACTTATGAAAAGCTTCACTAATAGATTGGTTTTTCTTTACTAGATTTTAACACTTTTATTTTGCTTTGTTGTGATGACTATCAACTTTACTCTTGTGATCTTTCAATGATTTCTTTTTACTCCAAGTGTCAAAGCCTTCCGTCACAAATACATCTCTCCCCCCTTGTTGCCCCACAATGTCTCCAAACAAGTAACAACATAAATaaactttgttttcttttgtgCTATACTCTAACCAATTACATTCATCAAACAATTCCTTTACAAAACGTCTATATTCTTATCACCAATTTTTATTGATGGAAGATCATGATCTTTTGGTTGAGATTTGAGAAGGTCCTTTAATCCAATATATTCTCCTTATTTCATCCCTTTGATTTGGATGATAGGATGTAATTCTTGGTCTATCCGTCGGGTCCGAAGGAAGATTATTAATATCAAAACTTAGTGGTTGTGGTTGTGATAGTGGTTATGGTTAGGGGTAAGCAAAAACAGAACTACAAACCaaaaaaaccgcataaaccgaaaccgaaaaaccaaaaccgaaataaaaaccgatggtgtgGTTTTTAATTTtgcaaaaaccaaaaatattcggtgcggtgcggtttctagtcttacaaaaaccgcaaaaaaccgaaccacaccaaatatatatatatatatatatatatatatatatatatatatatatatatatatatatatatatatatatatatatatatatataagaacgaagaacttatgaccatcaaaatttatataaatataaatatccaTCTTATCAGAggatgattgtatatttttaaacATATGTATAGTGATATTTACAAGAACAAATAATgtttattacttttttttaacatttaaatataaaaaatactgATGATGAtagtatcatttttatgaatacattaatCAATATTATCGCATGTACCTTTAAAACCTTGATCATTCTCACCATTCATATAAGAACGCTCCTCATCTCTATATAAAGTTTCTCAAGAAACGATTAACACTTCTCATCCGAGTCAAAGTAGCTTATTGAGTTACTAAGTTTTAGTAAAaaggaaaaacaaaaacaaaataaaaaaaaattgacaaaaaaaaaccgcaaaaaaaaacTGAACCGCAGAAAAccgcaaaaaccgaaccgcataaAACCGAACGGTGCGGTTTCTAAAATTCAAAAAACCGAAGTTGCGGTTTTTGGTTCGGTTTTCGCGAAAAACCGCACTAAACCGCATCATGCTCACCCATAGTTGTGGTTGTGGTTAAAGTCTTTTTCCTCCACCACTTTCATCATTAGTACCAACATCCAATGCTCTTttaaaaaatttacaattaaaccctacaaacaaaattaaatatttaaaattcataattaaaaatataaacctAACACAAGTGAACAACTAATAGGCTAATTAGGTTTTCAAATTTACAACTAAAttaaacaaaatcataaaatataaaagaggaaaaattaaatattactagTTTCACGAGTCTATCAATGCGCAAGTGAAGAAAGCCAAATTGAAACTAAGTTGTCATGAAGCAAGGGCGTAGAGGAGATGATGAGAACTCagaacaatttattttttttctttgatttcaTAAGTAAAATTGTACATAATTACATAAAACATTTACATGTAAATGGGCCAAGTTTTACCAATGGGCTATTGGACTTTGTTTTTAAATGTAATTGGACGTTGGTGCTTGAGGATGTATCTaagagtaatatatatatatatatatatatatatatatatatatatatatatatatatatatatatatatatatatatatatatatatatatatatatatatatatatatatatatatatatatatatatatatatatatttctaggGATTAATTGAGGGGTAGCACGTGATACCCCTACCAACCAACTAATTCTGCTTGTGGTAACGTCTAAGCATAGTTATGCATATTCTtaaataacatattataatgtAATACATTTGTAATTAAAGAATGATATGTCAAACGAATGTCTAATATGACATgcaaaaaatatttataattaaaaatCAGTATGTACATGTATTTGTAATGGGTAGCAGACTATGAAAATGATAAGATCAATCTATGTATGTATTTGTAATGTAGATAAACCAAATAATTACTAACATTTTATTCAAACCACTGTTGTAA of the Lactuca sativa cultivar Salinas chromosome 6, Lsat_Salinas_v11, whole genome shotgun sequence genome contains:
- the LOC111898858 gene encoding uncharacterized protein LOC111898858, which produces MSICEEIGKDVFSIIVDESSDVSKKEQMAMVLRYVNILIIVKERFIGVVHVKDTSSLSLKEAIDLVRGQGYDGANNMRGAFNALKALILKDNPSAYYVHCFAHQLQLIVVAVAKNHDGAKDFFEQLTLVVNVVCASCKRKDIIRESYKERVQKEIGNGEIDTGRGLNQEISIV